A single genomic interval of Microbacterium sp. zg-Y1090 harbors:
- a CDS encoding VOC family protein produces MTDIFVNLPTADLDRCKAFYTALGAEINPMFTDENAACVAWGDGVYFMMLTREFFATFTPKPVADPAATAQVMVGLSRASNDDVDAVMATGLAAGGTEPREPENLGFMYSRDLEDPDGNVLSFFYMDPVAAEQGPEAFADQARS; encoded by the coding sequence ATGACCGACATCTTCGTCAATCTGCCCACGGCCGACCTCGACCGCTGCAAGGCCTTCTACACCGCGCTGGGAGCGGAGATCAATCCGATGTTCACGGACGAGAACGCCGCCTGTGTCGCGTGGGGGGATGGCGTCTACTTCATGATGCTCACCCGGGAGTTCTTCGCGACCTTCACCCCCAAGCCGGTGGCCGATCCAGCGGCGACGGCGCAGGTGATGGTGGGGCTCAGCCGGGCGTCGAACGACGACGTGGATGCCGTGATGGCCACGGGCCTGGCGGCCGGCGGCACCGAGCCCCGCGAGCCGGAGAACCTCGGGTTCATGTACTCGCGGGACCTGGAAGACCCCGACGGCAACGTACTGAGCTTCTTCTACATGGACCCCGTCGCCGCGGAGCAGGGTCCGGAAGCGTTCGCGGACCAGGCGCGGTCGTAG
- a CDS encoding winged helix-turn-helix transcriptional regulator produces MAARSYGQYCGVTTAAELIGERWALLIVRDLLVGPRRYTDLKAGLPRIPTNILAARLKELQDAGVVRRVPLSHRGLVYDLTAYGRELEPIVLALGRWGFVAMGEPEPDDIVTADSLTIALRTAFRPDAAAALPSTGYDLHIGEVGLRARVDGAALAVRRLDAGAFPSSAEGAEGAEGAEGAADEHGAGGADAVIVAGPAIREIISGELRPDDAIARGVVRVPRGDVALLGRFARTFHIDPAAAAA; encoded by the coding sequence GTGGCCGCGCGAAGCTACGGCCAGTACTGCGGCGTCACCACCGCCGCCGAGTTGATCGGCGAGCGGTGGGCGTTGCTGATCGTCCGCGACCTGCTGGTGGGGCCGCGCCGGTACACCGACCTCAAGGCCGGTCTGCCGCGGATTCCCACGAACATCCTCGCGGCCCGTCTGAAGGAGCTTCAGGATGCCGGTGTGGTGCGGCGCGTGCCGCTGTCGCACCGCGGGCTGGTGTACGACCTCACCGCGTACGGCCGCGAGCTCGAGCCCATCGTGCTGGCGCTCGGGCGCTGGGGGTTCGTGGCGATGGGCGAGCCGGAGCCTGACGACATCGTCACCGCCGACTCGTTGACCATCGCGCTGCGCACGGCATTCCGTCCGGATGCCGCCGCCGCCCTGCCCTCGACCGGATACGACCTGCACATCGGAGAGGTGGGCCTGCGTGCACGGGTGGACGGCGCCGCACTCGCGGTGCGGCGGCTGGACGCGGGTGCGTTCCCCTCGAGCGCGGAGGGCGCGGAGGGCGCGGAGGGCGCGGAGGGTGCAGCGGATGAGCACGGTGCGGGAGGCGCGGATGCCGTGATCGTCGCCGGGCCGGCGATCCGCGAGATCATCTCCGGGGAGCTGCGCCCCGACGACGCGATCGCCCGCGGCGTGGTGCGCGTGCCACGGGGCGATGTCGCGCTCCTCGGCCGGTTCGCCCGGACGTTCCACATCGACCCCGCCGCTGCCGCGGCATGA
- a CDS encoding dihydrofolate reductase family protein yields MSGVIHIDLFTSLDGVAQSPGSRAEDPDDGFAYGGWQAPVDDDAVGERVMAGIRRLDALLLGRRTYEIFAGYWPQYEGPAAEIAERFTAVPKYVASRGEPPLPWENSHLLGADLAAEVAGLRERHEEVHVIGSIDFARSLVQERLFDVLNLWVYPLVLGPGKRLFPPDGPAFGLTLLEPPVAGPAGALLLRYGPGPEVATADMG; encoded by the coding sequence ATGTCGGGCGTGATCCATATCGACCTGTTCACCTCGCTCGACGGTGTCGCGCAGTCACCCGGGAGCCGCGCGGAAGACCCGGACGACGGGTTCGCCTACGGCGGCTGGCAGGCCCCCGTGGATGACGATGCGGTCGGCGAGCGGGTGATGGCCGGCATCCGACGCCTCGACGCCCTGCTGCTGGGGCGCCGCACCTACGAGATCTTCGCGGGGTACTGGCCGCAGTACGAGGGACCGGCGGCGGAGATCGCCGAGCGGTTCACCGCCGTGCCGAAGTACGTGGCGTCGCGGGGTGAGCCGCCGCTGCCGTGGGAGAACTCGCATCTGCTCGGTGCCGACCTCGCCGCCGAGGTCGCGGGGCTGCGGGAGCGCCACGAGGAGGTGCACGTGATCGGCAGCATCGACTTCGCTCGCAGCCTCGTGCAGGAGCGCTTGTTCGACGTGCTGAACCTGTGGGTGTATCCGCTGGTGCTCGGGCCGGGCAAGCGGCTGTTCCCGCCGGACGGGCCCGCGTTCGGGCTCACGCTGCTGGAGCCGCCGGTGGCGGGCCCGGCCGGCGCGCTGCTGCTGCGTTACGGCCCCGGCCCCGAGGTCGCCACCGCCGACATGGGCTGA
- a CDS encoding exodeoxyribonuclease III, whose product MRLATWNVNSIRARVVRTVDFAVREGIDVLAMQEIKCKPEQFPYEAFEDAGYHVVAHGLNQWNGVAIASREPIEDVATSFPGMPGFAKGHEGPDQPLEARALGATIGGIRVWSLYVPNGRSLDDPHYVYKLDWLGALAQHARESLTENPDLALAMVGDFNIAPTDADNGDPTVVEGISTHVSPPERAAFRAIEDAGMIDVVRPLVPTGFTYWDYKQLRFPRNQGMRIDFILGSHAFADRVTGASIHRDERKGEIPSDHVPVVVDLDLASPDDDDDRPMIFG is encoded by the coding sequence ATGCGGCTTGCCACCTGGAACGTCAACTCCATCCGGGCGCGCGTCGTGCGCACCGTCGACTTCGCCGTGCGCGAAGGCATCGACGTGCTCGCGATGCAGGAGATCAAGTGCAAGCCCGAGCAATTCCCCTACGAGGCGTTCGAGGATGCCGGCTATCACGTCGTCGCGCATGGCCTGAACCAGTGGAACGGCGTCGCGATCGCCAGCCGCGAGCCGATCGAAGACGTCGCGACCTCGTTCCCCGGCATGCCCGGCTTCGCGAAGGGCCACGAAGGACCCGACCAGCCGCTGGAAGCACGTGCGCTCGGCGCCACGATCGGCGGCATCCGGGTCTGGAGCCTCTACGTGCCGAACGGCCGATCGCTCGACGACCCGCACTACGTCTACAAGCTCGACTGGCTGGGTGCCCTCGCCCAGCACGCCCGCGAGAGCCTCACGGAGAACCCCGACCTCGCCCTCGCGATGGTCGGCGACTTCAACATCGCCCCGACGGATGCCGACAACGGCGACCCCACCGTCGTCGAGGGGATCTCGACGCACGTCTCCCCGCCGGAGCGCGCGGCATTCCGTGCCATCGAGGATGCCGGGATGATCGACGTGGTGCGCCCGCTGGTGCCCACCGGGTTCACCTACTGGGACTACAAGCAGCTGCGCTTCCCCCGCAACCAGGGCATGCGCATCGACTTCATCCTCGGCTCGCACGCCTTCGCCGATCGGGTCACCGGAGCGTCGATCCACCGCGATGAGCGCAAGGGCGAGATCCCCAGCGACCACGTGCCGGTCGTGGTCGACCTCGACCTGGCTTCACCCGACGACGACGACGACCGTCCGATGATCTTCGGCTGA
- a CDS encoding NAD-dependent epimerase/dehydratase family protein, which translates to MRIAVTGSSGKLGRTVVRVLREAGHTVIGLDQVGQRGPGFVQVDLTDYGQVIDALAGVNDQHDGIDALVHLAAVPAPGIRTDVATFHNNIAATFNVFWAAVRLGVEKIVYASSETVQGLPFDAPPPYIPVDEDYPARPESVYSLVKHLEEQLAIELVRWHPTLSITALRFSNVMDPEDYAEFPSFDDDATLRKWNLWSYIDARDGAQAVLRALENAPAGFDRFLIAAADTVMSRPAAELVAEVFPDVPVRGELAPHASLFSTDKARRLLGYEPQHSWRDEV; encoded by the coding sequence ATGCGCATCGCCGTCACCGGGTCATCCGGCAAGCTGGGCCGAACCGTCGTCCGTGTCCTCCGTGAGGCGGGGCACACCGTGATCGGCCTGGATCAGGTCGGGCAGCGGGGGCCGGGCTTCGTGCAGGTCGACCTCACCGACTACGGGCAGGTCATCGACGCGCTGGCCGGGGTGAACGACCAGCACGACGGCATCGATGCCCTCGTGCACCTCGCCGCGGTGCCCGCGCCCGGCATCCGCACCGACGTCGCGACGTTCCACAACAACATCGCCGCGACCTTCAACGTCTTCTGGGCCGCCGTGCGGCTCGGCGTCGAGAAGATCGTCTACGCCTCGAGCGAGACGGTGCAGGGTCTCCCGTTCGATGCGCCGCCGCCGTACATCCCCGTCGACGAGGACTACCCCGCGCGGCCCGAGTCGGTCTATTCGCTCGTCAAGCATCTCGAAGAGCAGCTGGCGATCGAGCTGGTGCGGTGGCACCCGACGCTGTCGATCACGGCGCTGCGGTTCTCGAACGTCATGGACCCCGAGGACTACGCGGAATTCCCTTCGTTCGACGACGATGCCACGCTGCGCAAGTGGAACCTCTGGTCCTACATCGACGCCCGCGACGGCGCCCAGGCGGTGCTGCGCGCGCTCGAGAACGCGCCGGCGGGTTTCGACCGATTCCTCATCGCGGCAGCCGACACCGTGATGTCCCGTCCCGCGGCGGAGCTCGTGGCGGAGGTGTTCCCCGATGTGCCGGTGCGGGGTGAACTCGCACCGCACGCGTCGCTGTTCTCGACCGACAAGGCGCGCCGGCTGCTCGGCTATGAGCCCCAGCACTCCTGGCGCGACGAGGTCTAG